ctttctctttctctttctctcactctcgttccctttctttcttgatctcttctccTTGTTCCTCTGTGCCTTCATCTCTGAAAAATCTAAACTTTTTCACTCTCTGTGGGTCTACAAGGTAAGGCAACCGGATGCAGAAATCAGAAGAGATCGAACCAGTGAGACTATTACCGGACAGATCGAGGGTCTGGAGGCTCTGGCAGTACTGCAAAGATTCAGGGATCTGTCCAGAAAGCGTCATCGTTGGGAGAGACAGACCGATTAGGCGATTCtccccttctccttttctttaatCCTCTTTGTCTCCTTGATTCTTTGTTGCTCGGTACAAATTTTAATCCTTCTTATTTGTTCTTTGATAGGGTCTTTCCTTAACAGTTTTTTGCTCAAACCCTTATTTTGTATTCAGTGGATGATGGGTTTTGAAACTGTTTCTGACATCGCAGGTGATTCTTTCGAGGGTATATGGAGATTGAGAGGTTTTCAGCCATTTGAGGAAACTGAACATTCTTTCTTGTGCAATATTTTAGCTTTTTCTgcgttgggttttctttttctgatcttGAATGTGTCACGTTGAATGAGCTGATTGTTCAGATAAAACACCTTCTTAGTGCTTTTGAATTGGGATTTATAGTAGGTCTATCATGGAAATGTTTATTATGTGGGATTTATAGTAGGTCTATCATGGAAATGTTTATTATGTCGTCCCTCTTGTTTGGTTCTATAAATTAGTTTCTTCCTCGTTTGAAAGCTATTACCTTTAggaatctctttctcttcccccCACCNaaaaaaaaaaaaaaaaggaacaccaATTGTTGAAGAAAGATGATCTTGGtgaataaatggaaaaataatttatGGAGTTTTGCTTATCACAACAGAGAAGTGGCTTCCTTGCAGCAATTCAGAGATTTATCATAGAGTACTTTTCCTTTATTTGTCTAATTTCTATGCCCCATTAGGATTAagaaggggtgggggtggggggagaaagGGGCAAAAAAATCTACAACAACCACAATTGTTGAAAAAAGTATTAATGAGCAAATTGATAAAATGACGAAACTGTACCAACAGAGGAGTGACTTTCTTGCAGGAACCCAAAGATATTCACTAAATATTATCTGtccatttctttatttctctacTTTCTCTGACCCAGGATTCAGGAATAATTTCGTATGATAGctgaaaattaaaattcaacTATACATAAATCACATTGTTATAACATCTTTTAACCATGTCCCGATGATAAGAAGGTAAACTATGTCAAAAGGCAAGTATGTGGTGGGTCCTTGCTGGTTCATCCTGGAGTTGCTACCTTTGATTCCAGATCAAAACCATTAAACAGTGGTACTTGACTATTTCCCTCtagacaaaatcaatttttttttgtttgtgttaACATGTATATGAACTGCCTGCACAAAAACCTCCCAAAATCCAGGAATGAGTAGACAACCACTCCCTCCATTCTGCAAAGActtttgtttccattttcttcTATTCCAAAATTTTTGTCTGTCGCAAAAATTCAGCAATGAGATTTTATGCAGATTACTATTTTTCCCTCTTGTATTAATTAGCACATTTATTTATCACCCAACTTGGAGAGAGGTTAGATAAGTAATGGAaggccaaatttgaaaaatgggggagtttttaattctttaaccCCTTCTCCTTAAACATTGGCTTTTTCAAAGGGATGATTATTGTGGAACAGAGGGACTATATAATATCTATTTGGCATATATTTGAAGAACATCTGAACTTCATGCTCAGAGGTTGAATCCCTAGCTTTGGGCTTTGTTTGACTTAAACTGCAAAAAGTAATAGTATTGTTCTCTTATCTATTTGTCCGAGATGAATAATAGTGTCGTAGAGGTTAGAAGCAAGTTAGTGGAAGACATATGAAAGAAATTAACAACTGAGAGCAAAAATTGAATCTGAACAGCAGTGTCAACATGCATATCTGACATGACGTGGGTGGTCTTCAAGGGGAAGTATAAGACTCcccaataaaaaaaggaaaggcctaaacCAACCCTAAACTGATAAGGAAATATAAGCTGACTAGGAAACAgactcaaaagtcaaaacaagactctaatTAAACTGATGAAGTAATCCCGTATTACTACCTTCTACCATATTTTAGGCACATTAAAGTGGCCCCAACATGTatgaaacccaacccaaggcttatttctgCTCAAGTAAGCCACTTTTGCTGATTTGTCTACATCACCTTTCTTAACAAGTAGAATAATAactaaaataggaaattaaTATGTCCTAAAGAACCCCACGATCTTGATTTTAAGGAAACCAAAAACTGGTTCAATAActtaccaaaccaaacccaactTGAACCACACCAACCCCGGCCCTGCATTAAAGCCAATGAAGGTCCAAATCCAATTCATTGATAACTTATTAAAGCATCATACCAACCATCAGGTTCAATGAGAGGTACTTGTTTCATTTGCTATATATCTGGGATGGTGGCTTAAGTATTATCGcttatcttttcctttgattCACATTGACATAATCAAATTGatctataatattttttttatggtagtAATGACTCTTTTTGAGTGCTTCCCATTACATCAGCACTTGTTGGTGCAGTGCATAAATAGTACATGTGATGGTTTTTGTTAGTCTTCTGATATAGCATTTGCAGATGCTTAATTTTTTACACCTTTGCAGATGTCTAGTAGCTTCAGGAGTGACTATGACTCTTCATTCAATATTGATGAACTCTTGCACTTAGGAATGATGTGTACTGAGGTATGACTACAACCAGTGTGTGTGTACTGAAGCATCAATGAAGCATTATTGTAAATCATGTGGTCCTTGCTAAACTACTATCTTGCTAACCTTTATGAACATATGAGCCAGAGGTAAAGACAGGTATGCTTCGaaattccccaaagaatgaTGCAGGAATGTACCACATGTCAATCAGTTCTGAAAAGGACGGCTTGAAGGGAAAGGAAATTGCCCTCATCATTGCACTTTTGAAAGTTCTTCGTGACAAGACTAGTATTATGATGCTCTATTTTTTCATCTGATTCTATAACATGTAGTTTATTAAGTGGGAACATTGGCATGGCGCAGCACAAGGAGGAcatacataaaaaagaaatcgTCCTAATTTTGTTTCTTACAAAATGAGtaagaatataataaaataaagatgtATATAAGAAGTTTGACAGTATGAGACAAGGTAAGAATTAAGATCAGTACCtatgcaagagaagaagaagaaaaatgagagagagaaccgtAGGAGGGGTAAAATCCAACCCACAACAGAATACTAAATGTCACCacacattactaagtcttaacAAGAAGCACAATAAAAAAGACACCAACCATCAATACCACGGCGGAGAAGCCAAAGAAAGAGAATGTGGAAAGATGGAGCTTGGAAAATCATGACCAGCCAACTGTTCCTACAGCGCATATGGAAGGGAGTGACTGGTCAAAAGGACACAATTCCAGCCCCATAAAGTGTATGAACCCCAATATTCAAAACCCGCTAATGAACTTCTCCATCCATCATGATACCCGGATAATTCTCCAACAACTAGAACCATGGAAAACCCAAGACATGAGATAACTGAGTAGGAATCTTAAAGATGAGAGGAGAAACTGATATAGAAAATCgataatttttaagaaaatgcAATAAATTCAAGATTTGATCAGCTGATTTTGTGATTGATTGTTGATTCCACTTATCAGAACTTTTAGTTAAGTCGAATGGTGGTTTCAAGAATCTTGTATTTTTATTCTTTGCCTGTCAGGGGGAAAAGAATCAGGAAAAAGCCTCTCCgcaaagtgggggtaaggctgtgtacatatgcccctccccagaccctgcaataGTAGgaaccttgtgcactgggtacgccttTTTGcctatcaggaaaaaaaataaatcctatTTTCCTTCTCATTAATTTATATGATGAGGGGTCTAATAATGATTTCATTGAATGCAGCTGAGgagaaaataatatttaatCTCCTTTGATTTCAAGAATCTCGTATCTTTTAAGCTGAGGAGAAAATagtaataaattaaagtattgGTCGACGTAtcagtcggccaaaattaagatacgtatcggaggtaCGCACATAAATGTGGATATGAAACACTGTTTACAcccttttgcattaaaaaacaGTTAAGAAAAAAGCTatttataacatgtattatgcataaacactaaaatggagacTATGGCACTGAGGGAACTCTAAGTagattcaattgaaattgttgttGAGGAGGCCCTTGACGCTTTGAATCTTTGCTTTACCTTTGTTGAATCCAAAGTTTGTAGTTGTTTATGGGTGTAATATGGATTtccaactttgatttccactttagttagagagaaaatagctagcagcaactttagaacaaaaacccatctcaaaaaattgtttttttatgaatcaaactatcttggccattatatgactatCTTACATACCAATACATAACGACACGGTatatgatacacaccgatatggaaaattaaaaatcgagatgaaatgtacatttcggtatgtattggtgcGTATCAGTATACAGTTAATTTATTTGATGGTGGTTTCAAGAATCttgtatctttttattttacttataattaatatcttttgatttcatTGGATGCAgctgaggagagagaaggacatGCTAAGAGAATCACAGTCCCAAAGCACTGAACTGATCAAAGTAATGTATACTCTTtagatatttatattatttaaatTTCATGTCTATAATCACAAAAACAGTGCAAGTACTCGGTCAGTTTCTCAATTCTCATATATAGTTGTCGGGGGAGTCTATAAAATAATTATGATTCAGTAATTCAATTTCTGTAGTAAATTAAGCTTTATTGACTAAATATAATTTTCTACCCATTTAACAAGGCACCTAGTTTTCTAAAGAGTTGTCATGTGGACATGTGTTAGGATATGCTTTTTCGGTCAGTTTGTAATATAACTAAGGTGCTGGACCTCTGGAAACAAATATTGGTTTCCGAAACTAGTTGGGCTATGATGGACAAGCATAGCTATCTTGTATAGCAAAGTGTGGATTCAGGCTTTGTAGGAAGGGGAACGGAATGTCCGAGTTAAGATTTTTAATGCTTGTGAGAGTGTTCTTGTGTGGAGGGTTGACTTGAATGCAATCATTTATTAGGATGACTTTTCTTGTTGCCTTGCAAGTTGCAATTATGCTTGAACCAATACTAGGCCTGTGAATGCCTGTACATCTTTCTCCAACTGTTCGTCCTTGTAACTGCACCCTTTTAAGGCAGTGCAAAAAGTGGGTCCAACCAAAGATAGTGGTCTCtccatattttttgaaaattactaAACTATTTTCTTTTGTGTGAGCATTTTGAGCATGTATTCCTAATCAGCTAATCATCAAAACAGTAGAAATGAATGTTCAACAACTATTTTTTATTAGAAGGTGTAGAAGTCTCATTGCATACTGTTTCATTGCTTCACAAAAGTCAATTTTGGAACTCAATGGAGGTATTGAAACCCGAAAAGTCAGTTTAAGACttggggtatatatatatatatttatagattACAAAGAGATTTCATCGCTAAAAGAAAGAGTGGAATAAAACATAGTATACAACACTAACAATAACAGAAAGGCACAGCCTAAAGAACCATACAAACAACGAAGAAAGTCTTTTGATAATGTTCTTGTCAGAATCTTCATGAAATTGTTGTTCCGAGTCATTATTTAGATCCTAGCTTTATGAGTTGACATGAAAATGTTTCAGGTTCTTATATAGTTTCTGAATTCAGGTTTTGCAATTATTgaaaaaattgaaggaaaaaaaaatggatttatcatatcAATGTCATATTTATGTTAGTAGTCTATTATTGTCTCTGATGTTCAAGCTTTGTTTAATGCAGAGGCTAGAATTTGATATAGAGTCACTATTGGAAGCCCGCTTAGAAGACGGAAAATACATTCAGGAGTTGGAAACAGAAGTTAGGCACTATTCTGTGGAAATGAGTATGGATAACAATTTCACATTTTCATCTGCCGCTGACTCAGAATTCTCTTTTTACCTTCTATTTATCTTTTCACACAtgtcaaaaaaaagaaacatttaTATCCATCCGGGAGATCTTATTTCTGGGGTATTTATTGTCACAAAATCACTCCAAGTGAACCATGTATTGGGGTCAAGGGATTGAGGTTTTGATTTCGAGGCCAGTTTCGACCTGGTCGAAACCCATTGAAACCTACGGCTAGGTTTCTGGTTTAGATTCGAAAACTAAGTTCAtgttttttttaccttttttttttttgtgctgcGTATTTTTTTCCGTTTTACACCTATTCCTtgataattacaaaaaaaaaaaaaaaaaagaaggtactTTTGGTTTGGACCCAAGTTTGCTAATGTATACTCAATGCTGCTGTACAGTAACCCTACCATAAACACTGATTACATATAATTTAGTTACTGGAAGtgtaaatacacaattaaaacaatcaaaacatacattAGGTGAGGGAAATACAAGTCTACCACAATCACCACTCACCACCATATGGAATTTCTTGGTGGGGTCTAATCCATGAGCTGCATACCACTGAAGATGCCTTTGTCGCTCTTCCGAATGCAACACATATGTGGCCcatgacctttttttttctgcctAGCACTCCAATCATGCAAATCCAAGTTGTAGAAGGGTTGAACGAGTAGAAAAGTAGGAAGAAATCAAGTGATTTGTGCAGTTTTTGGCAAAATCCCTCTTGGCAGTGTTGAAGCATAGGAAATTCCCAGCTTCAGTGAAGCTGTCGAATCCTGCGAAACCTGATACAAACCAGTTCCAATCCTTGGTTTAGTCTCTGACAAGGTTGAAACCGAGTTGTCTTGGTCAAGATCTAGAACCTGGATTTGGGTAAGATGGTCATTAACCGTCCATTGTTATATTAGGGAACAAGAATTCCGGTTTTCTGAAATTATGAGACAAAATAGTTTGACATTTGCTCCTTTCTAACGATCTATTATTTATGTGTAATCAAAATTAGTATTTAAAAGAaactgattttgattcaaaattaatattttattgtgGACAAGAACTTTCTTGTCATGTGTGTTTGTGAGAGCTGAAAGACATTCCATAAAATCTATTAGAAAGGTTCACATCTTCAGTAGTGATCCTACTATCATCAAGATTTATTAGATCCTGCTGAAAAATGAAGAGGCAGTTTATTGTGACAGTATGAGAAACTGCCAAAATTGAGAATTTAGTTTGTTGCAATTTGATACTTTTTCTTCGgtggtttctttatttttccatttaataATAGGACTCAAGTTAAGGCCTAAAGAAGCTGCCCATTATGTAAACACTTGCTTTAGGTCCTCCCAAATCTGATGTTTTGTCTTTTTTTGAAACATGTCTATTTCAATTGGCTTCATTAAGACATCATCTTGATGGTTAATTTGAACTTGAACCTATCTTGGCTTCCCAGGACACTTGCAAGATCAACTGAACCTGAGAAGTATAGAGGCAAATTGTTTGGGTGAGCATGTACAAAGCCTTGAGATGAAGCTAGCGGAGTTTGGAAACTTAAATGACAAAATGAAAAAGCTGAGGGAGGAACTGGATAAATCTGAATCTGAGCGCATTTTCTTGATGCAAGAATTAGAGAACAGAGCAGGGGAGTTGCATGATTCAAGATTGTATATTGAGAAACTGGATGAGTCAATTTCATCTATGGCATTGGAATACCAGTGTGAAATAGAGAGCACGAAGCTAGATCTGATCACCTTGGAGCAAAGTTCCTTTGAGACAAAGAAATTTCAGGAAGCAGCTGACCAAGAAAAACCTCAGGTGGATGAGTTAGTGGAAGAGTTTGAATTCCAGTTTCAGAATTACCAGAAAATGATTGAATGTTTGGAGAAGGAGAACAAAGATTTGAAAGAAAAGCTAGGAGTATCAGAGAGGAATGCtcaaatattttgtcaaaaggttggagaacaccttggagGATGGCTGGAAGACAAGGAGAGATCTGGACATGGTATTCAATCTTCTGGGATCAAGCTGGAGAACATGTTTTCTGCATCAGAAGATATGAGGTATGTTGCAGTAGCTTCATTAACCAATTTGGATCTGAAAATGGATTCTCATAGTGGACAATATTGgatatttcatattttgagaAAATAGGCAGCAAGGATCTTGTGGTAGTGCTTGTAGCATGGCATACCTGAACTGTTATTTTGACACACCATTTAGTAAGTTATTGCCTTTGAGATTCTCTTGCAGTCAACCTTATTTTACCAGCCTAGCCACCTTGTGAGTCATTCTTTTGGTAacaataaaatttaattaatgGTCCAGAACGAAGTCTGTGGATTGGGTAATTATGTAAGTTACTAGGGAATCTTGGCCTTCAACTGGGCAGATCTCCTTGCTGGCACCTCCATTGATATAGTGAATTAGAAAAAAAACTGTCCTTGACGAGTCACTTTGAGGTGGTGGCATGGAAGAATGCTTCTTCCTTTTATCCATCACCAATATTGGGTTGGCTTTCCCATGGGGTTTAGAATGTGGCTCTTTTTGTTGCCGCTTTGTGTTAAAACCGAAGACATGGATACTTTTCCACTTTATATTCTATATCAGTCTATCAATCGCACTTGTTATTTAACAAATGAGACCCATTTggtcttcttcctctttgatGTCGCGGAGGAGGTGGCGGTGGTTGCAGTGTGAGTTCCAGGTACGtacctcctcctcttccttagGGTTTGAAAACCAGGAATCTATATCCGGATTGGTCAGGGCTGATGACGATCCGATCCGTCTAGAATCGGTGGAACCGTGGAAATTGGCAAAAAATCACCTAAACTCTAGTTTCCATACAGAATGGGTCCGATTGTGATCGGCCAGGATTGGccaatccaatctgatttttcaaACTCTACTACCATGATTGGCGGAGgatggtggtggcagtggcTGCCGCTACAACCTTTCTGGTGGTAGTGGCCGCTGCTATTGCTTTTTCTCCCCATTTACTTATcctcttatttttccattctgATTTTTCTCCCATTTCCCCACTTTTCCTTGTCCCCTCCCCCCCCTCTCCCcacaccttttttcttttttctgggtGCCGTGAACAATATGGCAACTGTCACCTAGGCGTTCAAGAATGCCTTGGTAACCAAgatttaaagtattggtatgtatcataTTAGgtgggtgattttaagagacgtatcgtatcggagagaTGCAAGATTCGTATGAAAATGGTAGAAAACATATGGAAATGCTTAGGATATATGTaaaatacagttttgaagcataaaacactataaataagtaATGTGTAAAATATGTCATGTATAAAAAGGACAACAAAGTATGATGAAGTGCATTCGATTGATTATTTATAAAGAATGAGGTTTCTTATATGTActgataccaaattttttttaggtATCGTCGCGGTACCTTAAAGATACGATAGGTATCAATTAGTA
This Macadamia integrifolia cultivar HAES 741 chromosome 10, SCU_Mint_v3, whole genome shotgun sequence DNA region includes the following protein-coding sequences:
- the LOC122090513 gene encoding intracellular protein transport protein USO1 isoform X2; this encodes MSSSFRSDYDSSFNIDELLHLGMMCTELRREKDMLRESQSQSTELIKRLEFDIESLLEARLEDGKYIQELETEVRHYSVEMRHLQDQLNLRSIEANCLGEHVQSLEMKLAEFGNLNDKMKKLREELDKSESERIFLMQELENRAGELHDSRLYIEKLDESISSMALEYQCEIESTKLDLITLEQSSFETKKFQEAADQEKPQVDELVEEFEFQFQNYQKMIECLEKENKDLKEKLGVSERNAQIFCQKVGEHLGGWLEDKERSGHGIQSSGIKLENMFSASEDMSTWEKLLGPLLSKMAVVAASDEDLKEMEKMSHQIHEYELLVEQLKEELREEKSKAKEEAEDLTQEMAELRYQIMDMLEQECKRRAFIEQVSLRRIVELEEQVRKEQRKSFIATRQLHEMQKLAESRSMEVRGLENVWEGLSKYPERDEVCSCGNCPIARSISASSHTEKPVKAESLELDSNDDDTISRVAITWHPNENEGSQRERISKYAI
- the LOC122090513 gene encoding intracellular protein transport protein USO1 isoform X1, with product MSSSFRSDYDSSFNIDELLHLGMMCTELRREKDMLRESQSQSTELIKRLEFDIESLLEARLEDGKYIQELETEVRHYSVEMRHLQDQLNLRSIEANCLGEHVQSLEMKLAEFGNLNDKMKKLREELDKSESERIFLMQELENRAGELHDSRLYIEKLDESISSMALEYQCEIESTKLDLITLEQSSFETKKFQEAADQEKPQVDELVEEFEFQFQNYQKMIECLEKENKDLKEKLGVSERNAQIFCQKVGEHLGGWLEDKERSGHGIQSSGIKLENMFSASEDMSTWEKLLGPLLSKMAVVAASDEDLKEMEKMSHQIHEYELLVEQLKEELREEKSKAKEEAEDLTQEMAELRYQIMDMLEQECKRRAFIEQVSLRRIVELEEQVRKEQRKSFIATRQLHEMQKLAESRSMEVRGLENVWEGLSKYPERDEVCSCGNCPIARSISASSHTEKPVKAESLELDSNDDDTISRVAITWHPNENEGSQRERISKKHPVSETKIWIN
- the LOC122090513 gene encoding intracellular protein transport protein USO1 isoform X3 — its product is MLRESQSQSTELIKRLEFDIESLLEARLEDGKYIQELETEVRHYSVEMRHLQDQLNLRSIEANCLGEHVQSLEMKLAEFGNLNDKMKKLREELDKSESERIFLMQELENRAGELHDSRLYIEKLDESISSMALEYQCEIESTKLDLITLEQSSFETKKFQEAADQEKPQVDELVEEFEFQFQNYQKMIECLEKENKDLKEKLGVSERNAQIFCQKVGEHLGGWLEDKERSGHGIQSSGIKLENMFSASEDMSTWEKLLGPLLSKMAVVAASDEDLKEMEKMSHQIHEYELLVEQLKEELREEKSKAKEEAEDLTQEMAELRYQIMDMLEQECKRRAFIEQVSLRRIVELEEQVRKEQRKSFIATRQLHEMQKLAESRSMEVRGLENVWEGLSKYPERDEVCSCGNCPIARSISASSHTEKPVKAESLELDSNDDDTISRVAITWHPNENEGSQRERISKKHPVSETKIWIN